CGGTTCCTGAAGATCGCCCGTGGGGAGCTCAGGGGCGAGCTGTTCCTGCCCTGCGACCTCAACTATTCGTGGTTCATGGACGAGACGCTCGAGCGCTGGCGCCGCGAGGGCCTGCCGCCGGGGGCCGACCCGCGGGAGTTCTTCGGCCTCGACCGCGTGGCCTTCGCCGGCGGCTCACCCTACTCGGTGGTGCCGCCCTTCGAGCCCCGCGTGCTTGCCGACGAGGGCGACACCCAGGTCGTCCGCGACGAACTGGGCATCACGAAGCGCGTCTGGAAGCACCACGCCGCCTCCAACATGCCGCAGTGGCTCGACTTCCCCATCAAGTCGCGCCGCGATTGGGAGGCGTTCCGCGAGCGCCTCGACCCGCGCTCGCCCGAACGCTGGCCGAGGGACTGGGCGCGCGCCGAACGCGAGTGGACGAGCCGCGACTACCCGCTGGGTCTCGGCCCCGGCAGCTTCTTCGGCCACACCCTCCAGCGTTGGTGCGGCACCGAGAACCTCTGCCTGCTCTTCTACGACGACCCGCGCCTGGTCCACGACATGCTCGACCACCTCGAATGGTTCTTCCTCGAACTCGTGAAGGGCTACGTGGCGCACGTGCCGTTCGACTTCGCTTCGTTCGGCGAGGACATCGCCTTCAAGGGCCGCTCGTTCATCTCGCCCGGGCTCTTTCGCGAGTTTCTCCAGCCGCGCTACGTCCGCATCTGCCAGGCTCTGCGGGCCAGCGGCATCGAGACGATTTTCGTGGACAGCGATGGCTTCATTGACGAACTCATCCCCCTGTGGCTCGAAGTGGGCATCAACGGCTTCTCGCCGCTCGAGGTGGCCGCGGGCGAGGACGCCCTTGCGCTCAAGCGGCGCTACGGCCGCAACATCGTCCTCGCCGGCAACCTGGACAAGCGTGCCCTCACCCGAGGCAAGGCAGCCATTGAGCGCGAGGCCGCCAAGGCCCACCGCCTGCTCGACCTCGGCGGCTACTTCCCCGCGGTGGACCACTCGGTGCCGCCCGACGTGCCGCTCGACAGCTTCGTCCACCTCCTCCGCGCCCTGCGCGGCGCTTGACGCTCCCGGCGCCAGGCCATAGAATCGGTGCCATGGTGCATAGGACCGTGCCGGGGCTTGTGTCCTATCAGTCCTATCGGTCCTGTCTGTCCTATCCGTAATCTGGCATGACCCTCTCTCCTTGAAGGAGAATGCCCATGCTCCCCCTGATGCTCTCCCTGATGGCCGCCACGCCTGCCGAGCCGATCCGGCTCCACCCCGACAACCCCCACTATCTCCTCTGGCGCGGCAAGCCCGCGGTGCTCATCACCTCGGGCGAACACTACGGGGCCGTGCT
The Planctomycetota bacterium genome window above contains:
- a CDS encoding uroporphyrinogen decarboxylase family protein; its protein translation is MNGRQRFLKIARGELRGELFLPCDLNYSWFMDETLERWRREGLPPGADPREFFGLDRVAFAGGSPYSVVPPFEPRVLADEGDTQVVRDELGITKRVWKHHAASNMPQWLDFPIKSRRDWEAFRERLDPRSPERWPRDWARAEREWTSRDYPLGLGPGSFFGHTLQRWCGTENLCLLFYDDPRLVHDMLDHLEWFFLELVKGYVAHVPFDFASFGEDIAFKGRSFISPGLFREFLQPRYVRICQALRASGIETIFVDSDGFIDELIPLWLEVGINGFSPLEVAAGEDALALKRRYGRNIVLAGNLDKRALTRGKAAIEREAAKAHRLLDLGGYFPAVDHSVPPDVPLDSFVHLLRALRGA